From a region of the Corallococcus coralloides DSM 2259 genome:
- the smc gene encoding chromosome segregation protein SMC, producing MRIKRLDITGFKSFMERSVFSFDEGVTGVVGPNGCGKSNVVDAIRWVMGEQSAKNLRGRGMEDVIFNGSENKPPLSMAEVSLTFLVDDTDTLAPQYQGFSEITVTRRLFRNGDSEYLINKTLCRLLDITELFLGTGVGTKAYSIIEQGRVGLIVSSKPEDRRHLLEEAAGVTKYKARRKAAERKMEATEANLLRVNDITGELEKRLDTLSRQAKKAEKYRKLKARMREIDLHSTSHRSLELMAEKRVLQSRLENLGGEEREGLDKVKELEEVITRRRAELDAEGAALQQYAGEVHALESALQREAQELSYGRRDFEETGTRVASAQAELDALLARQAEVVQTMTAREAELSGIAGSYKEDEVAMAVALEEQRRVSVLQTEISLRLEQERAGLVAVATRLANHESNLVNLARQRTDLEARRAKLGGELEALRVQEQELDAVRTQAAKHVEDTRHLASELAERRGQEEEALTRTREAFTENEVQVIALREELSDKRSRLSSLEDIQKNYDGFDRGVRAVMVRAAEAAREQGIFGLVADVLTVTNARYERAVEAALGERLQHVIVDSREKGVELVEYLKGHAEGRGTFLPVPSGEQARGYVEPDLSRPGVLAHALKEVSCEPALEPVLKLLLGDVVIVQDLVAAREYAESTPVPVTLVTLDGEVFRADGSITGGEREGAAVGALQKKREIAELAAEVARVEERYNEILTRHYTLQKQMGQAEAVLKGLGKEQHAEEVNLASQEKDLHKASEDLARVRERLRSLEGEEGQLAQSHTALANEEESSRGEVAHGQADREAREERVRQYAGELEGLRQRADTASSDLMGLRVKVAAGSERGESARKELESLVAQRRDMEARVSRLQATVTEGRAKVETLQGRLAELESTKEQRAEEHRVAAEALEARRTAHTTATAEVREQDTAFRELRGRLDELMQGLSQITLREKEIGLELEHLAAGIRERYQLELSAELHNYHLLAPLSPEVESELKDLRAQVEKMGEINLTAIDEHAELSKRFEFLSAQRQDLQASISQLKEAIVRIDATSRERFKQTFDVVNDKFQAIFPRLFGGGRASLILTQEGPNGEPGVEIVAQPPGKKLQSVNLLSGGEKALTAVALIFGIFLIKPTPFCLLDEVDAPLDEGNVGRYNDMVKEMSRQSQFILITHNKRTMEIADTLYGVTMEEPGISKLVSVKMREASAHNDDKVPAAS from the coding sequence ATGCGAATCAAGCGCCTGGACATCACCGGCTTCAAGTCGTTCATGGAGCGGAGCGTCTTCTCCTTCGACGAGGGCGTCACGGGCGTCGTCGGCCCCAATGGGTGTGGCAAATCCAACGTCGTGGACGCCATCCGCTGGGTGATGGGCGAGCAGAGCGCGAAGAACCTGCGCGGCCGCGGCATGGAAGACGTCATCTTCAACGGCTCGGAGAACAAGCCGCCCCTGTCCATGGCGGAGGTGTCGCTCACCTTCCTCGTGGACGACACGGACACGCTGGCGCCCCAGTACCAGGGCTTCAGTGAGATTACGGTCACCCGGCGCCTGTTCCGCAACGGCGACTCCGAGTACCTCATCAACAAGACCCTCTGCCGCCTGCTGGACATCACCGAGCTGTTCCTCGGCACGGGCGTGGGCACCAAGGCCTACTCCATCATCGAGCAGGGCCGCGTGGGCCTCATCGTCTCCAGCAAGCCGGAGGACCGCCGGCACCTCCTGGAGGAGGCCGCGGGCGTCACCAAGTACAAGGCCCGCCGCAAGGCCGCCGAGCGCAAGATGGAGGCCACCGAGGCCAACCTCCTGCGCGTCAACGACATCACCGGCGAGCTGGAGAAGCGGCTCGACACGCTGTCGCGCCAGGCGAAGAAGGCGGAGAAGTACCGCAAGCTCAAGGCGCGCATGCGGGAGATTGATTTGCACTCCACCAGCCACCGCTCGCTGGAGCTGATGGCGGAGAAGCGAGTGCTCCAGTCGCGCCTGGAGAACCTGGGCGGCGAGGAGCGCGAGGGCCTGGACAAGGTGAAGGAGCTGGAGGAGGTCATCACCCGGCGCCGCGCGGAATTGGACGCGGAAGGGGCGGCCCTCCAGCAGTACGCCGGCGAGGTGCACGCGCTGGAGAGCGCCCTGCAGCGCGAGGCGCAGGAGCTGTCCTACGGCCGCCGCGACTTCGAGGAGACGGGCACCCGCGTGGCGTCCGCGCAGGCGGAGCTGGACGCGCTGCTCGCGCGGCAGGCCGAGGTCGTGCAGACCATGACGGCCCGCGAGGCGGAGCTGTCGGGCATCGCCGGCTCGTACAAGGAAGACGAAGTGGCCATGGCGGTGGCCCTGGAGGAGCAGCGCCGCGTCTCCGTGCTCCAGACGGAAATCTCCCTGCGCCTGGAGCAGGAGCGGGCGGGGCTGGTCGCCGTGGCCACGCGCCTGGCGAACCACGAGAGCAACCTGGTCAACCTCGCGCGCCAGCGCACGGACCTGGAGGCGCGCCGCGCGAAGCTGGGCGGTGAGCTGGAGGCCCTGCGCGTCCAGGAGCAGGAGCTGGACGCCGTGCGCACCCAGGCGGCCAAGCACGTGGAGGACACGCGCCACCTGGCCTCCGAGCTGGCCGAGCGCCGGGGCCAGGAGGAGGAGGCCCTCACCCGCACGCGCGAGGCCTTCACGGAGAACGAGGTCCAGGTCATCGCGCTGCGCGAGGAGCTGAGCGACAAGCGCAGCCGCCTGTCCTCCCTGGAGGACATCCAGAAGAACTACGACGGCTTCGACCGGGGCGTGCGCGCCGTCATGGTGCGCGCCGCGGAGGCCGCCCGCGAGCAGGGCATCTTCGGCCTGGTGGCGGACGTCCTCACGGTCACCAACGCGCGCTACGAGCGCGCGGTGGAGGCCGCCCTGGGTGAGCGGCTCCAGCACGTCATCGTGGACAGCCGCGAGAAGGGCGTGGAACTGGTAGAGTACCTGAAGGGCCACGCGGAAGGGCGCGGCACCTTCCTGCCGGTGCCCTCCGGCGAGCAGGCCCGGGGCTACGTGGAGCCGGACCTCTCGCGCCCGGGTGTGCTGGCGCACGCGCTCAAGGAAGTGTCCTGCGAGCCCGCGCTGGAGCCGGTGCTCAAGCTGCTGCTGGGCGACGTGGTCATCGTCCAGGACCTGGTCGCCGCGCGCGAGTACGCGGAAAGCACCCCCGTGCCCGTCACGCTCGTCACGCTGGACGGCGAGGTGTTCCGCGCGGACGGCTCCATCACCGGCGGCGAGCGCGAGGGCGCGGCCGTGGGCGCGCTCCAGAAGAAGCGGGAGATCGCGGAGCTGGCGGCCGAAGTCGCCCGGGTGGAGGAGCGCTACAACGAGATTTTGACCCGCCACTACACGCTCCAGAAGCAGATGGGGCAGGCGGAGGCCGTCCTCAAGGGCCTGGGCAAGGAGCAGCACGCGGAGGAGGTCAACCTGGCCAGCCAGGAGAAGGACCTCCACAAGGCGAGCGAGGACCTGGCCCGCGTGCGCGAGCGGCTGCGCTCGCTGGAGGGCGAGGAGGGCCAGCTGGCGCAGAGCCACACCGCGCTCGCCAACGAGGAGGAGTCCAGCCGCGGCGAGGTGGCCCACGGCCAGGCGGACCGCGAGGCGCGCGAGGAGCGCGTGCGCCAGTACGCGGGTGAGCTGGAAGGCCTGCGCCAGCGCGCGGACACGGCGTCCTCGGACCTGATGGGCCTGCGCGTGAAGGTGGCCGCCGGCAGCGAGCGCGGCGAGTCCGCGCGCAAGGAGCTGGAGAGCCTGGTGGCGCAGCGCCGGGACATGGAGGCGCGCGTCAGCCGCCTGCAGGCCACGGTGACGGAGGGCCGCGCCAAGGTGGAGACGCTGCAGGGCCGGCTCGCGGAGCTGGAGTCCACCAAGGAGCAGCGGGCGGAGGAGCACCGCGTGGCCGCGGAGGCCCTGGAGGCCCGCCGCACCGCGCACACCACCGCCACCGCCGAGGTGCGCGAGCAGGACACCGCCTTCCGCGAGCTGCGCGGCCGGCTGGACGAGCTCATGCAGGGCCTGTCGCAAATCACCCTGCGCGAGAAGGAGATTGGCCTGGAGCTGGAGCACCTGGCCGCCGGCATCCGCGAGCGCTACCAGCTGGAGCTGTCCGCGGAGCTGCACAACTACCACCTGCTGGCGCCGCTCTCGCCGGAAGTGGAGAGCGAGCTCAAGGACCTGCGCGCGCAGGTGGAGAAGATGGGGGAGATCAACCTCACCGCCATCGACGAGCACGCGGAGCTGTCCAAGCGCTTCGAGTTCCTCTCCGCCCAGCGTCAGGACCTCCAGGCGTCCATCAGCCAGCTGAAGGAAGCCATCGTCCGCATCGACGCGACGAGCCGCGAGCGCTTCAAGCAGACCTTCGACGTGGTGAACGACAAGTTCCAGGCCATCTTCCCGCGCCTCTTCGGCGGTGGCCGCGCCAGCCTCATCCTCACGCAGGAGGGCCCCAACGGTGAGCCGGGCGTGGAGATCGTCGCCCAGCCGCCGGGCAAGAAGCTCCAGAGCGTCAACCTGCTCTCCGGTGGCGAGAAGGCCCTCACCGCCGTGGCGCTCATCTTCGGCATCTTCCTCATCAAGCCCACCCCCTTCTGCCTCCTGGACGAGGTCGACGCCCCGCTGGATGAGGGCAACGTGGGCCGCTACAACGACATGGTGAAGGAGATGAGCCGCCAGTCGCAGTTCATCCTCATCACCCACAACAAGCGCACCATGGAGATCGCCGACACGCTCTACGGCGTCACCATGGAGGAGCCCGGCATCTCCAAGCTCGTCAGCGTGAAGATGCGCGAGGCCTCCGCGCACAACGACGACAAGGTCCCCGCCGCGTCCTGA
- a CDS encoding sigma 54-interacting transcriptional regulator yields the protein MIDRPDVTETVHAEREAQATRVPLHEWTVEVVGGPDKGKKVTTQDSLVRVGSDAAGDLVLSDPTVSRRHLEVERLPQGLLLRDTGSRNGTFLDGRRILQAFVTSGDKVELGKTKLAVKVAARATEVEVAGAESFGQLVGSSEKMRWVFTELRRIAREDMNLLVEGETGTGKELAARAVHQHSLRRHGAFKVVDCNLISEEKAERELFGGLRAGENEDKGARGIFEAARGGTLFLDEVGELPLSVQGKLLRVLETREVPSLDGQPVAVDVRVIASTHRNLEEDVRQGRFRADLYFRLAVARVKLPPLRTRRDDIPTLSQALSRGMKAALELTPQTLALFEGYDWPGNVRELRNVLERGALMQETGNTSWLDFLAHAPKRTEGTEPATNVAAIVTGMPYHEAKDRVLADFERLYFAEVMREVAFDMKAAEQRTGLSMQSLYRLLKKNGLRLKDLKNAEGLEK from the coding sequence ATGATTGACAGACCGGATGTCACCGAAACCGTCCACGCGGAGCGCGAGGCCCAGGCCACCCGCGTTCCCCTTCATGAGTGGACGGTCGAGGTGGTGGGCGGTCCGGACAAGGGCAAGAAGGTCACCACCCAGGACTCGCTGGTGCGCGTGGGTTCCGACGCCGCGGGCGACCTGGTGCTGAGCGACCCGACGGTGAGCCGCCGCCACCTGGAGGTGGAGCGGCTGCCGCAGGGGCTGCTGCTGCGCGACACCGGCAGCCGCAACGGCACGTTCCTCGACGGGCGCCGCATCCTCCAGGCCTTCGTCACCAGCGGCGACAAGGTGGAGCTGGGCAAGACGAAGCTCGCGGTGAAGGTGGCCGCGCGCGCGACGGAGGTGGAGGTCGCCGGCGCGGAGTCCTTCGGGCAGCTGGTGGGCAGCTCGGAGAAGATGCGCTGGGTCTTCACGGAATTGCGCCGCATCGCGCGGGAGGACATGAACCTGCTCGTCGAGGGTGAGACGGGCACGGGCAAGGAGCTGGCCGCGCGGGCGGTGCACCAGCACTCGCTGCGCCGCCACGGCGCCTTCAAGGTCGTGGACTGCAACCTCATCTCCGAGGAGAAGGCGGAGCGCGAGCTGTTCGGAGGGCTGCGCGCCGGGGAGAACGAGGACAAGGGCGCGCGCGGCATCTTCGAGGCGGCGCGCGGCGGCACCCTCTTCCTGGACGAGGTGGGCGAGCTGCCCCTGTCCGTGCAGGGCAAGCTGTTGCGCGTGCTGGAGACGCGCGAGGTGCCGTCCCTGGACGGGCAGCCGGTGGCGGTGGACGTGCGCGTCATCGCCTCCACGCACCGCAACCTGGAGGAGGACGTGCGCCAGGGCCGCTTCCGCGCGGACCTCTACTTCCGGCTCGCGGTGGCGCGCGTGAAGCTGCCGCCCTTGCGCACCCGCCGCGACGACATCCCCACGCTGTCACAGGCCCTGTCGCGCGGCATGAAGGCCGCGCTGGAATTGACGCCGCAGACGCTGGCCCTCTTCGAGGGCTACGACTGGCCGGGCAACGTGCGCGAGCTGCGCAACGTGCTGGAGCGCGGCGCGCTGATGCAGGAGACGGGCAACACCAGCTGGCTGGACTTCCTGGCGCACGCGCCCAAGCGCACGGAAGGCACGGAGCCCGCCACCAACGTGGCCGCCATCGTCACCGGCATGCCGTACCACGAAGCCAAGGACCGGGTGCTCGCGGACTTCGAGCGGCTGTACTTCGCGGAGGTGATGCGCGAGGTGGCCTTCGACATGAAGGCCGCGGAGCAGCGCACCGGTCTGTCCATGCAGAGCCTCTACCGCCTGTTGAAGAAGAACGGGCTCCGCCTCAAGGACCTCAAGAACGCCGAGGGCCTGGAGAAGTGA
- the grxC gene encoding glutaredoxin 3, which translates to MKPVKIYTTTYCGFCVRAKDLLKRKGVAYEEVDVTGDDDARAKLVEMSGGQRTVPQIFIGDTHVGGYSDMAALDRDGKLDPMLQA; encoded by the coding sequence ATGAAGCCCGTGAAGATCTACACGACGACCTACTGTGGCTTTTGCGTGCGCGCGAAGGACCTGCTCAAGCGCAAGGGCGTGGCCTACGAAGAGGTGGACGTCACCGGGGACGACGACGCCCGCGCGAAGCTGGTGGAGATGAGCGGCGGTCAGCGCACCGTGCCGCAGATCTTCATCGGTGACACGCACGTGGGCGGCTATTCGGACATGGCCGCGCTCGACCGCGACGGCAAGCTGGACCCCATGCTCCAGGCTTGA
- the groL gene encoding chaperonin GroEL (60 kDa chaperone family; promotes refolding of misfolded polypeptides especially under stressful conditions; forms two stacked rings of heptamers to form a barrel-shaped 14mer; ends can be capped by GroES; misfolded proteins enter the barrel where they are refolded when GroES binds), whose product MAKDIIFEVRARDAILRGVNILADAVKVTLGPKGRNVVIEKSFGSPTITKDGVTVAKEIELENKFENMGAQMVKEVASKTSDVAGDGTTTATVLAQAIFREGAKLVAAGHNPMDIKRGIDKAVAAITAELKTLAKPTKGNKEIAQVGTISANGDTTIGQIIADAMEKVGKEGVITVEEAKGLDTTLDVVEGMQFDRGYLSPYFVTDPERMEVVLNDALILIHEKKISSMKDLLPILEQVARAGKPLLIIAEEVEGEALATLVVNKIRGVLNVAAVKAPGFGDRRKAMLEDIAVLTGGRMIAEDLGIKLDTLTLQDLGRAKRVTIDKDNTTVVDGAGSQSEIEARVKQIRAQVEETSSDYDREKLQERLAKLVGGVAVINVGAATETEMKEKKARVEDALNATRAAVEEGVVPGGGVAYIRCLKALETLKVADGEKSGVDIIRRSVEEPLRQIVGNGGLEGSVVVNKVKEGTGAFGFNAATGTYEDLLAAGVIDPAKVSRTALQNAASVASLMLTTEAMVAERPKADDDKAAAGGGMGGMGGMGGMGGMGM is encoded by the coding sequence ATGGCGAAGGACATCATTTTCGAAGTGCGCGCGCGTGACGCCATCCTGCGCGGCGTGAACATCCTGGCCGACGCGGTCAAGGTGACCCTGGGGCCCAAGGGCCGCAACGTCGTCATCGAGAAGAGCTTCGGCTCCCCCACCATCACGAAGGACGGCGTGACGGTGGCGAAGGAAATCGAACTGGAGAACAAGTTCGAGAACATGGGCGCCCAGATGGTCAAGGAGGTCGCCTCCAAGACGTCTGACGTCGCGGGTGACGGCACCACCACGGCCACCGTGCTGGCGCAGGCCATCTTCCGCGAGGGCGCGAAGCTGGTCGCCGCGGGCCACAACCCGATGGACATCAAGCGCGGCATCGACAAGGCCGTCGCCGCCATCACCGCCGAGCTGAAGACGCTGGCGAAGCCGACCAAGGGCAACAAGGAAATTGCCCAGGTTGGCACCATCTCCGCGAACGGTGACACCACCATCGGCCAGATCATCGCGGACGCGATGGAGAAGGTCGGCAAGGAGGGCGTCATCACGGTGGAAGAGGCCAAGGGCCTGGACACCACCCTGGACGTCGTCGAGGGCATGCAGTTCGACCGCGGCTACCTGTCCCCGTACTTCGTGACGGATCCGGAGCGCATGGAGGTCGTGCTGAACGACGCCCTCATCCTCATCCACGAGAAGAAGATCTCGTCGATGAAGGACCTGCTCCCCATCCTGGAGCAGGTGGCGCGCGCGGGTAAGCCCCTGCTGATCATCGCCGAGGAAGTGGAGGGCGAGGCCCTGGCCACCCTGGTGGTGAACAAGATCCGCGGCGTGCTGAACGTGGCGGCGGTGAAGGCGCCGGGCTTCGGCGACCGCCGCAAGGCCATGCTGGAGGACATCGCGGTCCTCACCGGCGGCCGGATGATCGCCGAGGACCTGGGCATCAAGCTGGACACGCTGACGCTCCAGGACCTGGGCCGCGCGAAGCGCGTCACCATCGACAAGGACAACACCACGGTCGTCGACGGCGCGGGCAGCCAGTCGGAGATCGAGGCGCGCGTGAAGCAGATCCGCGCCCAGGTGGAGGAGACCTCCAGCGACTACGACCGTGAGAAGCTCCAGGAGCGCCTCGCGAAGCTCGTGGGCGGCGTGGCCGTCATCAACGTGGGCGCCGCGACCGAGACGGAGATGAAGGAGAAGAAGGCCCGCGTGGAGGACGCGCTCAACGCGACCCGCGCGGCCGTGGAAGAGGGCGTCGTCCCCGGCGGCGGCGTGGCGTACATCCGCTGCCTCAAGGCCCTGGAGACCCTGAAGGTCGCCGACGGTGAGAAGTCCGGCGTGGACATCATCCGTCGCTCCGTCGAGGAGCCGCTGCGTCAGATCGTCGGCAACGGCGGCCTGGAGGGCAGCGTGGTGGTGAACAAGGTCAAGGAGGGCACGGGCGCCTTCGGCTTCAACGCCGCCACGGGCACCTACGAGGACCTGCTGGCCGCGGGCGTCATCGACCCGGCCAAGGTGAGCCGCACCGCGCTGCAGAACGCGGCGTCGGTCGCCTCGCTGATGCTCACCACGGAGGCCATGGTCGCCGAGCGCCCGAAGGCGGACGACGACAAGGCCGCCGCCGGCGGTGGCATGGGCGGCATGGGTGGCATGGGCGGTATGGGCGGCATGGGCATGTAG
- the groES gene encoding co-chaperone GroES, protein MKIRPLQDRLIIKRVAEENKTKGGLFIPDTAKEKPLEGKVIAVGNGKVLEDGKVRAMDIKAGDTILFSKYAGTEIKLDGEDHLILREEDVLGIIEK, encoded by the coding sequence ATGAAGATTCGTCCCCTGCAGGATCGGCTCATCATCAAGCGCGTCGCCGAGGAGAACAAGACCAAGGGCGGCCTCTTCATCCCCGACACGGCGAAGGAGAAGCCGCTCGAGGGCAAGGTGATCGCCGTCGGCAACGGCAAGGTGCTGGAGGACGGCAAGGTGCGCGCCATGGACATCAAGGCCGGCGACACCATCCTCTTCTCCAAGTACGCGGGCACGGAGATCAAGCTGGACGGCGAGGATCACCTCATCCTCCGCGAAGAGGACGTGCTGGGCATCATCGAGAAGTGA
- a CDS encoding NUDIX hydrolase, which translates to MPREASSGGIVIRFQDGAWEVAVIRPHGRHLWALPKGHVDPGESPEQTARREVKEETGLTAVALLAPLGEIRYVYQFRGQRIFKRVHFFLFRYEAGELGPLPGPRVEVDEVRWMPLEGLIPALGYKGEKAVAGRALRWMRAQGLAPGAPPPMEGKEPG; encoded by the coding sequence ATGCCGCGCGAGGCGTCCTCAGGAGGCATCGTCATCCGCTTCCAGGACGGGGCCTGGGAGGTCGCCGTCATCCGTCCGCACGGGCGCCATCTGTGGGCGCTGCCCAAGGGCCACGTGGATCCCGGCGAGTCGCCGGAGCAGACCGCGCGGCGCGAGGTGAAGGAGGAGACGGGCCTCACCGCCGTGGCGCTGCTCGCGCCCCTGGGGGAGATCCGCTACGTCTACCAGTTCCGGGGGCAGCGCATCTTCAAGCGCGTCCACTTCTTCCTCTTCCGCTACGAGGCGGGGGAATTGGGGCCGCTGCCGGGGCCGCGCGTGGAGGTGGACGAGGTGCGCTGGATGCCGCTCGAGGGGCTGATTCCGGCGCTGGGCTACAAGGGTGAGAAGGCCGTCGCCGGCCGGGCGCTGCGGTGGATGCGCGCCCAGGGCCTGGCGCCCGGCGCTCCTCCCCCCATGGAGGGGAAGGAGCCGGGGTAG
- the rpoZ gene encoding DNA-directed RNA polymerase subunit omega, protein MARVTVEDCLPYVDNRFALVLLGAKRARQLMAGARPIIETSKNKPPVLALREVATQRVKFDRDVREALSGKYVGEEAKK, encoded by the coding sequence ATGGCTCGCGTTACCGTTGAAGACTGCCTTCCCTACGTGGACAACCGGTTCGCGCTGGTGCTCCTGGGCGCCAAGCGCGCGCGCCAGCTGATGGCCGGCGCCCGGCCCATCATCGAGACCTCGAAGAACAAGCCGCCCGTGCTCGCCCTGCGCGAGGTCGCCACCCAGCGCGTGAAGTTCGACCGCGACGTGCGCGAGGCGCTGTCCGGCAAGTACGTGGGCGAAGAAGCCAAGAAGTAG
- a CDS encoding SDR family oxidoreductase — protein MVSGPVLVTGPTGNVGRAVVRALLSEGVAVRAAVKSPEHTVSLLKEMDGDVMPMPLDFLRPETFLPALEGVRGVFLMHPPAIAPVEGTLNAFIDAAATQGVKQVVFLSMAGAETRAWAPHHAVEAHLMRSNVGWTLLRPAFFAQNLGDAYREDIRQDGRLYMPAGHGKVAFVDVRDVGEVAARALLDTSLRNRAFTLTGLEAVTFEEVASVLSEVLGRPIRYVPASVPGYVRHLHQRRLSWGQLGMQTLMHVGLRFGKAEQVDPTLTNLLGRPTRTVRQYIEDHAPLWR, from the coding sequence GTGGTGAGTGGGCCGGTGCTCGTCACGGGGCCCACGGGCAACGTGGGGCGTGCGGTGGTGCGCGCGCTGCTGTCCGAAGGGGTGGCGGTGCGCGCGGCGGTGAAGTCGCCGGAGCACACGGTGTCACTGCTCAAGGAGATGGACGGGGACGTGATGCCCATGCCGCTGGACTTCCTGCGGCCGGAGACGTTCCTCCCCGCGCTGGAGGGCGTGCGGGGCGTGTTCCTGATGCATCCGCCGGCCATCGCCCCTGTGGAAGGGACGCTCAACGCGTTCATCGACGCGGCCGCCACGCAGGGCGTGAAGCAGGTGGTGTTCCTGTCCATGGCGGGCGCGGAGACGCGCGCGTGGGCGCCGCACCACGCGGTGGAGGCGCACCTGATGCGCTCCAACGTCGGGTGGACGCTGCTGCGCCCGGCGTTCTTCGCGCAGAACCTGGGGGACGCGTACCGCGAGGACATCCGCCAGGACGGCCGGCTCTACATGCCCGCGGGCCACGGCAAGGTGGCCTTCGTGGACGTGCGCGACGTGGGCGAGGTGGCGGCGCGGGCGCTGCTGGACACGTCGCTGCGCAACCGCGCCTTCACGCTCACCGGGCTGGAGGCGGTGACGTTCGAGGAGGTCGCGTCCGTGCTGTCGGAGGTGCTGGGCCGGCCCATCCGCTACGTGCCCGCGTCGGTGCCCGGCTACGTGCGCCACCTGCACCAGCGCCGGCTGTCGTGGGGCCAGCTGGGCATGCAGACGCTGATGCACGTGGGGCTTCGCTTCGGGAAGGCGGAGCAGGTGGATCCCACGCTCACCAACCTGCTGGGCCGTCCCACGCGCACGGTGCGCCAGTACATCGAGGACCACGCGCCGCTCTGGCGTTGA
- a CDS encoding DoxX family protein, with protein MEVKTILQYVLALFMIAAGVNHFLKPRMYMRIMPPYLPRPRELVLLSGVAEVLLGIFLLVPATTRLAAWGLVALFVAVFPANIYMAQHPEQFRKIPRSLLWARLPLQVVLIAWALWYA; from the coding sequence ATGGAAGTGAAAACCATCCTGCAGTACGTGCTCGCGCTGTTCATGATCGCCGCGGGGGTGAACCACTTCCTCAAGCCCCGCATGTACATGCGCATCATGCCGCCGTACCTGCCCCGGCCCCGGGAGCTGGTGCTGCTGAGCGGCGTGGCGGAGGTGCTGCTGGGCATCTTCCTGCTGGTGCCCGCCACCACACGGCTCGCGGCCTGGGGATTGGTCGCGCTGTTCGTGGCGGTGTTCCCCGCGAACATCTACATGGCCCAGCACCCGGAGCAGTTCCGGAAGATTCCCCGGTCCCTGCTCTGGGCGCGGCTGCCGCTCCAGGTCGTGCTCATCGCGTGGGCGCTCTGGTACGCCTGA